A genomic region of Prosthecobacter algae contains the following coding sequences:
- a CDS encoding alpha/beta hydrolase, producing the protein MFWRLFLFSLALSSFVLAQAPKQAPVSLASLQKTLAASPDAAQLAKLHDEVIRLFGRQRLLQGKPGTKVEATTVAWAVMDMNPAVVVRGNGTLIGNMVRVGDDGLQVLVQKMENFQEFGYRIEVDGMARVAGTVHLEHYDYTADSEKQPGVPVGRLEKFDWSQSQVFPDTVRGVTVYVPQQYQAGSEACLMVWQDGGRHVDPNGSLRVSTVFDNLIHQKKMPVTIGVFIDPGRKSNQKPGDQAGNRGFEYDSLGDAYSRFLLTEILPEVEKRYGVKFRQDPQAWAIAGGSSGGICAFTAAWERPDKFHKVLSWVGTFVDIRGGNAYPYLVRVTERKPIRVYLLDGVNDLDNKFGNWPLANRMMEASLKYMNYDYRMDWTECFHGSRGMAPKLPEALTWLWRDVK; encoded by the coding sequence ATGTTCTGGCGCCTGTTCCTTTTTTCCCTCGCTCTTTCCTCGTTCGTTTTGGCCCAGGCCCCTAAGCAAGCTCCAGTCTCCCTGGCCAGTCTGCAAAAGACCCTTGCAGCCTCTCCCGATGCCGCACAGCTCGCGAAGCTGCATGATGAAGTCATCCGTCTGTTCGGTCGCCAGCGCCTGCTGCAAGGCAAACCGGGCACCAAGGTCGAAGCCACCACGGTGGCCTGGGCTGTTATGGACATGAACCCCGCTGTCGTGGTCCGTGGCAATGGCACCCTGATCGGCAACATGGTCCGCGTGGGGGATGATGGCCTGCAGGTGCTGGTGCAGAAGATGGAAAACTTCCAGGAATTTGGCTACCGCATCGAGGTGGATGGCATGGCCCGTGTGGCGGGCACGGTGCACCTGGAACACTACGACTACACGGCCGACAGTGAAAAGCAGCCCGGGGTGCCCGTGGGCCGCCTGGAGAAATTCGACTGGTCTCAAAGCCAAGTTTTCCCAGACACCGTGCGCGGGGTCACCGTCTATGTGCCTCAGCAATACCAGGCAGGCAGCGAAGCCTGCCTCATGGTCTGGCAGGATGGCGGCCGCCATGTGGACCCGAATGGCTCACTGCGTGTCAGCACCGTCTTTGACAACCTCATCCACCAGAAAAAGATGCCCGTGACCATCGGAGTCTTCATTGATCCCGGTCGCAAGTCTAACCAAAAGCCTGGAGATCAAGCAGGCAATAGGGGTTTTGAATATGACAGTCTGGGAGATGCCTACTCCCGTTTTCTGCTCACTGAAATTTTGCCTGAGGTGGAAAAGCGTTACGGTGTCAAATTCCGCCAAGATCCCCAGGCCTGGGCCATTGCCGGGGGGTCTTCCGGTGGCATTTGCGCCTTCACCGCCGCCTGGGAAAGACCGGATAAATTTCACAAGGTCCTCAGTTGGGTGGGCACCTTTGTAGATATCCGGGGCGGCAATGCCTACCCGTATTTGGTTCGCGTGACCGAGCGCAAACCCATCCGCGTTTATCTCCTGGATGGCGTCAACGACCTCGATAACAAATTCGGCAACTGGCCCCTGGCCAACCGCATGATGGAAGCCAGCCTCAAGTACATGAATTATGATTACCGCATGGACTGGACCGAATGCTTCCACGGCAGCCGCGGCATGGCCCCCAAACTCCCCGAAGCCCTCACGTGGCTATGGCGGGATGTGAAATGA
- a CDS encoding multidrug efflux RND transporter permease subunit, with amino-acid sequence MAHFFINRRVFAMVLSILIVLVGWLGLRTLPIARYPNMTPPTIQVTATYPGASSQVVEETVTSPLEQEINGAEDMLYMSSGSTSDGQASIKVTFRVGKNIDDAAVDVQNRVARAQSRLPADVVKNGITVTKQSPDMLLVFALSSKNGEYDDLFLNNYAFLNLQPQMARVPGVGAVNIFTQKDYSMRVWLQPDKLANLGLTATDVTRALQEQNIQAAAGQIGAPPAEKGTEFQFSVNVRGRLVSAEEFGSIVITTLTDGTVVRLNDVARTELGGKDYASFGRINGSAAALIGIFQLPTANALDTAIACRERMEELAKSFPPGMEAKVSFDTTLFVTASLEEVMHTLVEAFVLVVLVVFVFLGNWRATFIPMLAVPVSLIGTFALFGVMGFTINTLTLFALVLAIGIVVDDAIVVVEAVEHHIEHGLSPLEATKKAMDEVSGPVIAIALVLCSVFIPVSFMGGITGKLYQQFAMTLSVSVILSALVALSLTPALCVMLLRPRKTSKGPIGRLLGAFNRTFDRLTGSYVSVCRWMMRFGLITAVLLFGIYAGIIGLLNRLPTSFLPDEDMGYLFVITTLPDGASQERTDRVLRKVEDILQKTPGVQDVITIGGLNLLSGARSSSAGVCIVSLKDWKERTDPSMQVAQIVPSIFARASQIPEAMVIPTSPPPIQGLGNAGGVQFELQDQGGGTPQQLQEVSDRFLVAASQHPQLARVFTFFSTRVPQTLVELDRDKIKTLGIPLDGVFSSLQAYLGGIYVNDLTLFGRSFQVKVQAEPEYRMKPEDIYGIYTRNAEGGMVPFSTFAKVESTTGSDLLPHYNVYRTAEITATGKPGVSSGQVITAMEDLAKENLPAGYGYEWTGTALQEKEAGGQQATIFALALLFVFLVLAAQYESWAVPFAVLFGLPIGIFGAFMAAWLRGLTNDVYVQIGLVMLLGLAAKNAILIVEFARSRREQGMSIREAALEGARLRLRPIIMTSLAFILGVVPLVISSGAGAASRQSLGTAVCFGMTAATVIGVFFIPWLYVIVQTLAEKISGTPKEEVTESKA; translated from the coding sequence ATGGCCCACTTCTTCATCAACCGCCGTGTCTTTGCGATGGTGTTATCCATCCTCATCGTGCTGGTCGGCTGGCTCGGGCTGCGCACGCTGCCCATCGCCCGGTACCCCAACATGACGCCGCCGACCATTCAGGTGACGGCGACCTATCCCGGCGCGAGTTCTCAAGTGGTGGAAGAGACCGTGACCTCCCCGCTGGAACAGGAGATCAATGGCGCTGAAGACATGCTGTACATGTCCAGCGGCAGCACCAGTGATGGTCAGGCCTCCATCAAGGTCACCTTTCGGGTGGGTAAGAACATTGACGATGCGGCTGTGGATGTGCAAAACCGCGTGGCTCGTGCTCAATCGCGCCTACCTGCGGACGTGGTGAAAAACGGCATTACGGTGACCAAACAGTCGCCCGACATGCTGCTGGTCTTTGCGCTCAGTTCCAAGAATGGCGAGTATGACGATCTCTTTCTCAACAACTACGCCTTCCTGAATTTGCAGCCGCAGATGGCTCGCGTGCCGGGCGTGGGCGCGGTGAATATTTTCACGCAGAAGGATTACTCCATGCGGGTCTGGCTGCAGCCTGACAAGCTGGCGAATCTGGGGCTCACAGCGACGGATGTGACGCGCGCTTTGCAGGAGCAAAACATCCAGGCCGCTGCCGGCCAGATCGGCGCGCCGCCAGCGGAGAAGGGGACGGAGTTTCAGTTTTCCGTCAACGTTCGAGGTCGTTTGGTGAGTGCGGAGGAATTTGGCAGCATCGTCATCACCACGTTAACGGACGGCACCGTGGTACGGCTGAATGATGTCGCACGCACGGAATTGGGTGGCAAAGACTACGCCAGTTTTGGTCGCATCAATGGTTCGGCCGCCGCCTTGATCGGGATTTTCCAGCTTCCCACGGCCAATGCTTTGGATACGGCGATTGCCTGTCGCGAACGCATGGAGGAGCTGGCAAAAAGTTTTCCTCCCGGCATGGAAGCGAAGGTCAGTTTTGATACCACGCTGTTTGTGACCGCCTCGCTGGAGGAGGTGATGCACACATTGGTGGAGGCCTTTGTGCTCGTGGTGCTGGTAGTCTTCGTCTTCCTGGGTAACTGGCGCGCCACCTTCATCCCCATGCTGGCTGTGCCAGTGTCTCTCATCGGCACCTTTGCCCTGTTCGGGGTCATGGGTTTCACCATCAATACGCTGACGCTTTTTGCCCTCGTGCTGGCCATCGGGATTGTGGTGGATGATGCCATTGTGGTGGTAGAGGCGGTGGAGCACCACATTGAGCATGGGCTGAGTCCGCTGGAGGCGACCAAAAAGGCCATGGATGAAGTCTCCGGGCCCGTCATTGCCATCGCTCTGGTGCTGTGTTCGGTCTTCATTCCCGTCTCCTTCATGGGGGGCATCACGGGAAAGCTGTATCAGCAGTTTGCCATGACGCTTTCTGTCTCGGTCATCCTTTCGGCCCTGGTGGCGCTTTCGCTCACGCCCGCGCTTTGTGTCATGCTGCTGCGCCCACGCAAGACCTCCAAGGGGCCGATTGGCCGTTTGCTGGGAGCTTTTAACCGCACCTTTGATCGCTTGACGGGAAGTTACGTGAGTGTGTGCCGTTGGATGATGCGCTTTGGGTTGATCACAGCAGTGCTATTGTTTGGCATCTACGCGGGCATCATCGGCCTGCTCAATCGCCTGCCCACTTCCTTCCTGCCGGATGAAGACATGGGCTATCTTTTTGTCATCACCACGCTGCCAGATGGGGCTTCCCAGGAGCGCACCGATCGTGTGCTGCGCAAGGTGGAGGATATCCTGCAAAAAACGCCAGGCGTGCAGGACGTCATCACCATCGGCGGGCTGAATCTTCTCAGCGGGGCGCGGAGTTCCAGTGCAGGGGTGTGCATAGTCTCGCTCAAAGATTGGAAGGAACGCACGGATCCGTCCATGCAAGTGGCGCAGATCGTCCCCAGCATCTTTGCTCGCGCCAGCCAGATTCCTGAGGCCATGGTCATCCCCACCTCTCCACCGCCCATTCAGGGCCTGGGCAATGCAGGTGGGGTGCAATTTGAGCTGCAGGATCAAGGCGGTGGCACGCCCCAGCAACTGCAAGAGGTGTCGGATCGCTTCCTAGTGGCAGCCTCGCAGCATCCTCAGTTGGCCCGCGTTTTCACCTTCTTCAGCACCCGCGTGCCACAGACGTTGGTGGAGCTGGACCGCGATAAAATCAAGACGCTGGGCATCCCTCTGGATGGTGTGTTTAGCTCGCTCCAGGCTTACCTTGGGGGGATCTATGTGAATGACCTCACGCTCTTTGGCCGCAGCTTTCAGGTGAAGGTGCAGGCCGAGCCTGAGTACCGCATGAAGCCCGAGGACATCTATGGCATCTACACGCGCAATGCCGAAGGTGGCATGGTGCCCTTCAGCACCTTTGCGAAGGTGGAGTCCACCACGGGTTCGGACCTTCTGCCGCATTACAACGTCTATCGAACGGCTGAAATTACGGCCACCGGCAAGCCAGGGGTGAGCTCGGGCCAGGTCATCACGGCCATGGAAGATTTGGCGAAAGAAAACCTGCCCGCGGGTTACGGTTATGAATGGACCGGTACTGCCCTTCAGGAAAAGGAGGCGGGAGGTCAGCAAGCCACCATCTTTGCCCTGGCGCTGCTGTTTGTGTTCCTGGTGCTCGCTGCTCAGTATGAAAGCTGGGCCGTGCCCTTTGCGGTACTCTTTGGCCTGCCTATCGGCATCTTTGGAGCTTTCATGGCCGCCTGGCTGCGCGGGCTAACCAATGATGTGTACGTGCAGATCGGTCTGGTGATGCTGCTCGGGCTGGCAGCAAAGAATGCCATTCTGATTGTCGAGTTTGCCCGCAGTCGGCGTGAGCAGGGCATGAGCATCCGTGAAGCGGCCCTGGAGGGGGCGCGTCTGCGCCTGCGGCCCATCATCATGACTTCTTTGGCCTTCATCCTCGGCGTGGTGCCACTGGTCATCTCCAGCGGGGCAGGGGCCGCCAGCCGCCAGAGCCTGGGTACGGCGGTTTGCTTTGGCATGACCGCGGCCACCGTCATCGGCGTCTTTTTCATCCCTTGGCTCTATGTCATTGTGCAGACCCTGGCGGAGAAAATCAGCGGAACCCCGAAGGAAGAGGTGACCGAATCGAAGGCCTAG